The Coregonus clupeaformis isolate EN_2021a chromosome 27, ASM2061545v1, whole genome shotgun sequence genomic sequence CTAACAACATTGGTTGCATGAGCTAACATTTTCCCACTGTGAACATGTGGCAAAGGGTTAACATAGAATAATGCATATTTGTACTAATATAGAGTATTTTACTAATGCATTTGAACAGATAGTACATGTTCATATAGTTCATTATAAGGACTACTGCACTGGAATGAACAAGGACAATTATGGCAGTGTTATCCAGTCATATCAAAACAGACAAAAAGTCTATGAAAAACAAATGTATTATAATACAATTTTATTTCAAAATAGAGACTAAAAACAATGTACATATGAACATTTAAGAGGGCTGTAAAGTTGAGGCACTTCTACATAAACTTCTACAGCGACTGTCATTGAAGGCTAACCAAAGATGTGACTGCCAGGGATCAAACTGGGATTTTGAAGCTGGTACTCTCCCCTAAAATCAGTTAATTGGTTTTCCATAAATATATTTGATCAGACATCTTGCCAATGCATACTGTATGCCCAACTAAATCTGGacgatatttaaaaaaaaatcatatcATGATAAATTGACTGAAAAAAACGGCATAAAATGTAGCTTAAATTTCACAAATTTAATAATTTTGGACAAAATATATGGTTTACAGGAGACTTATCAGACAGATGTTACAAAAGACACCAGGTAGCTAGGCAACGTTGTCCAAGACAAAAGTTTGTCTGTGAGCTAATAAATCTACAAGTCAGTGACAATATGAGGGACAACAATCTGAACTTATCATTCTCCCTTCATCCCCAATGTTACAATAACGTAAGGTTGATGATCCGTCTGCATGTCAGTTGAGTCTACACAAGAGAACAAAGCAGAAGTATTTGGCATGCTGGGAAGAATACACTGTAATACATTGTCTATTGTTATTATTCATTGTGGGGTGACCTATCTTTGCCCTGCCACCAGGTAGCCCTATATTTGTGCTTCTGCAACTCTTGTTTCAAGACTAAAAAGCCACATTTCCTTTGAGGATTcaccccagtgttttacccaaaaggctcagacttttctcTTGCTTCTGCAACTCTTTCTCTTGCTTCTGCAACTCTTTCTCTGTGCTTCTGCAACTCTTGTTTTCAGACTCTAAGAACACTTTGCTTTATAATGGCTTTAGAAAAACATACACATTGTTTTGATTAGAAATTATATCATATTATGGTTAAACGTTTGTAAGTAGAATAAACAATTGACTAAACTCGGACACAAATCACATCGAATTTAATGGAAGACAAGGATTAAATAACATTTTCCCCAGCATATATTTGTTATGAGTTCCCCTTATTTCTTTGTAATCGTTTATTGATTTGTTGAGTGACCTGTATAAGTATACAAACCCtcttatatgagaaaaaaataatgaaaagggATGGCCCTACAATACATTTAATTCACTTTTGAACATGGCCCAATGTGGAAATTGAAATGTGATTGTATTGAAGGAGTGTGCACAAATGACCTCAAACGTCTTATGATAAAGATGAGAACTATAAGTAATAATAAAGACAGGGATTCACAGGTGATTAATAAGTTAAatgtttttctctttcttttctaTTTTTGAATGGACTATGCTAATTGTCATATAGATACAGTCTCTAACATTAATTTCACCCCAACACCACAATTTATGTCACATTCCCATACCCCACACCTCCAGAACACCTTATCTAGACGGTTTCCACTCAAACACCCACTAACGGTCATATTTACCTTGGCCAAAAATACTAACCCTTTCCCTTTTAACTCATcccacccacccctctctcccaaaAACCTCTAAGCCCCATTCTACTTGTTCAGGCCTATCCCAATGCCATATATGACAGATTTCCAACTCTACAGTCCCCTTTTAGAGGGGGGGATAAGGTGTTCTGGCAGGTCAGTGGGAAGCTCGTGCCCCTCAAGCTTCACCTTGATCAAGTGATTGGCAAGGGCAAACTCTTCGTCGTCCAGGAAACCGTCCTTATCAACGTCAGCCAGCTTCCAGATCTTCCCCAGCACTGTGTTGGGCAGCTTGGACTTCACCATTTCCTTCTTGGCCATGGCGCCCGACACTTTGCCGTTGACAGGAGACAGGGTGTAGAAGATCTCGTCGTAGGTGGGTTTGTCTCGTGCCACCACCCACTCCAGCTCATCAATGCCCTCGCCTGCACCCTCGCCGTAGCCATGGCCGAAGGGCCCATTCATGGTGCCCTCGAAGGCGCCACCTTGGACTGACTGGCTGGGCATGGCTGCCTCCTCCTGGCGGACGAGGGTCATGAGTTTGGCGATGTCGTTGGATAGCATGTCCTCAACGGCCTCCAGCAGCTTGGGCTTCACCACCTGGAACTTACTGAAGTCCTGGTTTGCCAAGATCTCCTGTGTGTTCATAAAAGTGAAAGGAGGTCAGGGGAATTCTAGTCAAGTAAAGGTATCTGCAATGCTCATCACCACTACTACCGCTATCATTACTTACATGGCCACTTCGGTTAACATAATTACTAGCTCCActggaaaaataaataatatatatttgtGTACCTGCATCTTAGCTAGTTTGGGGAAGTCTCCGGGTGAGATCTGGTGCTCTTTCTCAATCCTGGTGTAGATCTCCCCCAGGTTGGCGATCAGCTCCTTCTTCTTATTATCCTTCCCAAACATGTTGGGCATCTCCTTCTTTAGAGAGCTGATGATGTAGGCGTGGACCTGGAGGGAGGGAAGACTAAATAAATCACATCTGGACCTAAACAGCTAACCACTGATCAATTTTGATTTTGGCACGAGGGTGATACAATAATGCAGTATAGTAATTGCTTTCGGAGATTAATGTTACTGTTAACATGCCCCAACatttgagacctaggtctcaccTTGGCGAGGCGAGCCCGCTTGATGAGGTCATTGAGCTTCCTCAGAGCAGCATTCCGAGGCAGCCCCTGGATGTCCTTGAAAAGGTCCTGTTCCTCGGCCTCAAAAAGCTTCCGGTTGTCTGGGACCAGGAGCGGCTGAGCCCAAAAAGAACCGATGTACACCCGGATCACCTCTGGAGTGCCGACAATTTTACCAAGAGACCACATGAGGGCACCATAGACCCTCATCAGCTGCTGCGTGCCAATCTGGTCAGCCTTGTTCAGAACCACCCGCATCTTGTCCTCATGGTTCTTCAGGGCGCGGATCACCTCAGAGAACTCGTCTGAGATGTCCAGTTTGTGGGCGTCGAAGAGCAGGATGATGCGGTCAACACGCTCGGCAAACCACTCCAGCACTGCAGCAAAGTCATAACctgaagagaggaaagaggaacaTTTTATAAGGGATGTGAAATCTTCAAAACAAACATGTGAATTAAATCCTTTTATCAAAAGGTTAAGATTTAAATCATATGAAAATGGTGTGAGATGTAGTCAAACAAATTCCAGCCCAACACAAGTTAAGGCATCTGTGATCATGTAAGGAGTGTAAATATTCACATAAATCCACACCAACTTGATTTCAATTGTGTGAGCCGCTCCTGGTAGTCCAtgggccacccaccaaaaaaaGAAAAGGCATTCCGTTACCCAGGAAACAAAACTTTAAGTTTCAACATCATTACGTAGATACTTTTATGAATATGAACACTGTGGTTCAAAACTTGTAAGTTTAACATTAATTGTTTTATATCTTTAATCAAAGTTATGATTCGAGGAAATATATTTTAACCATGGAAATATGTTTTAACCATGTACAGTGGTTTTCTGAACAACATTTCTGGTGGGTGACCCTTAGACTATAGTAAGAGTGTTTGTTTCTCTATGCAAATCAATAAACTCAGATTCCAGCTAATCCTGTCTCTATGGTCCCTCTCCACACGgcaacagacacacacccacccagctacagatcCAAAAACAGGTATATTTTACAATGAGAGAGACAAAATGTGTTTTTCCTGTGCCAGGAAAACCAAACAACACCCTCCTCCATCTTCCTCCCTCTTCTCACAGTGTGACACCGACACTGACCCTTCACCCATGACCTCCAGAGCATAGAAATGGATAAAGCAGAATCCAGTTCATTGAACGTGACACATCTAGTAAAGCCTTATGAAATTGATGTGATGATGCAAGCGAGTTTGGGCCTCACATTTCACCCTCATGTTCTAAAAGATAAGCATCAGGTATTATTCATAGTTGTTTTCTGGAGCACAATTTGTTGAACCCTAGCCTATATAAacacaatgaacaaaaatataaaacacaacatgcaagAATTTCTAAGATTttccagttcatataaggaaatcattacatttaaataaataaattaggccctaatctatggatttcacatgactgggaatacagctaTGCATCGGTtggttgattgtggcctgtggaatgtggtcccactcctcttcaatagctgtgtgaagttgctggatattggcgggaactggaacacgctatcgtacacgtcgatccagagcataccaaacatgctcaatggatgacatgtctggtgagtatgcaggccatggaagaattgggacattttcagcttccaggaattgtgtacagatccttgcgacatggggccatgtattatcatgctgaaacatgatgtgatggcggcggatgaatggcacgacaatgggcctcaggacctcgtcatagtatctctgtgcattcaaattgccatcgataaaatgcaattgtgttcgatgtccgtagcttatgcctgcccataccataaccccaccgccaccacagGGCACTCTGTaaacaacgttgacatcagcaaaccgctcgcccacacaacgccatacacgtggtctgtggttgtgaggccggttagacttactgccaaattctctaaaacgacattggaggcagcttatggtacagaaattaacattcaattatcaaccaacagctctggtggacattcctgcagtcagtatgccaattgcacgctccctcaaaacttgagacatctgtggcattgtgttgtgtgacaaaactgcacatgttagtggccttttattgtccccagcacaagttgcacctgtgtaatgatcatgcggttTAATAAGctgcttgatatgccacacctgtcaggtggatggattatcttggcaaaggagaaatgctcactaacagggatgtaaacaaatttgtccacaaaatttgagagaaattagctttttgtgcgtatggaaaattgctgtgatcttttatttcagctcatgaaacatgggaccaacactttacatgttgcttttatattttgttcagtgtatatatttcACTCCAGAATAGAAGAGGATTCAATGTTTTTAAGCGATTGTTTTTGATCAACATGCAAAGGAAACCGTAAGACAAATTCTTGGTTCTGAATGAGGACAGACACTTTATACATTGCATTTGTCCCATCAAACTAGACATTCACAGTGATCTTTTAAATGAATGAAAGTCCATTCTATCCACTCTATTTCTACGACAGGGATGGCTTCTccccacctccacacacacacacatatcctcccCTGAATgacaaacaggaaagagcctttgGCGCATAAATTGTGCAGCGGGGAGACACTGGGCCCACGAAGAGACCTCTTCCTCGCCTCTGTTTAGAATGGTTATTTATTTGTTCATTCTGAATTGAACTAGAGGGCAGCAGGGCACTAACTCTGCCTTGGTACGCTGTGCTGGAGGTGGAGACTAAACATAGTAATTGTGGCCATTCCCTTAAAAAAAACTAGCAGCGTCCAGTTTCTAAAATCGGTTTGGGAAGTAAAATGCAGAGAACAGTCTGACTCAGCGTTCCATTTGAGCAGCGAAAAACAGATTTGTCTTCATCtgatctcaccatctctctcgctctctcttacaCATACATTAAAATACCTCCATTGTAAATGGTGCAGAGCTTTTTGTTATATGCAATAACTAAGCTACTCATAGCCTTGAAAAAAGACATAAATAAAATCATATTTCTGCTGATTCAACCAGAAGAGAAGCCCTAAAGGCAtcaacctgtctgtgtgtgtaaagcCTGATCTTGCTCTTTTTTCCTGTCTGTCGAAGGATTAGTGCTCGACTAATCATTAGCAATTGGGAAAAGACGAGAGACAAGATCCAACACAGAGTCAATTAAACAGTACAGTAGTTTGTTAGAATTATGTTATTCACTAGGATAATAAGCACAGAGAGTACTAATAATGGTGGCTGTAGTGAATCACAGGAAAGTATTCTTCCGTCAGCCTGGGTTTTGTGTCGATGTCAGCAGGATGTGTGATCTCTGGACCGATCCAATGAGGGCGTCACCTGGCAAAGTCCACGAGAACAGCTCCTCTTATCTCTACTCCCTTTAAGGAGGGATGTGCTGGTAATAAAGTCAGGGATGTCAAATCTACACCGAGGAGATTAAAAAGAACAGTACTGCATGTCACAATTCTTCACATTTAACCTGAAGGTTAATTGTTGCCACACCACATTGTAATTGAACAATCAATCTCTGGTGAAATAAAGTTGAACACTTCAAGGTGAGCTCAATCACAAGAGAGAAGGGACATTCTGGATATCTTTGAGAATGTCCAACCTCACCTCGTACCAGCCAATCAACTATATGTCAGGCCCACCCAGTCTGTTTCAAACAATGGCATTATTCATCATCTTATTCACTGATCTGCCTGATACAGATACGGTCAGGGTCAATTCTGCACTTCTTGCATTAAC encodes the following:
- the LOC121541848 gene encoding EH domain-containing protein 1, with amino-acid sequence MFKRDGKKDPELFQNVSEGLKKLYRTKLFPLEDTYRFHDFQSPALEDADFDNKPMVLLVGQYSTGKTTFIRHLMEQDFPGMRIGPEPTTDSFIAVMHGEQEGLIPGNALVVDPKKPFRKLNAFGNAFLNRFVCAQMPNAVLESISIIDTPGILSGEKQRLSRGYDFAAVLEWFAERVDRIILLFDAHKLDISDEFSEVIRALKNHEDKMRVVLNKADQIGTQQLMRVYGALMWSLGKIVGTPEVIRVYIGSFWAQPLLVPDNRKLFEAEEQDLFKDIQGLPRNAALRKLNDLIKRARLAKVHAYIISSLKKEMPNMFGKDNKKKELIANLGEIYTRIEKEHQISPGDFPKLAKMQEILANQDFSKFQVVKPKLLEAVEDMLSNDIAKLMTLVRQEEAAMPSQSVQGGAFEGTMNGPFGHGYGEGAGEGIDELEWVVARDKPTYDEIFYTLSPVNGKVSGAMAKKEMVKSKLPNTVLGKIWKLADVDKDGFLDDEEFALANHLIKVKLEGHELPTDLPEHLIPPSKRGL